From Grus americana isolate bGruAme1 chromosome 11, bGruAme1.mat, whole genome shotgun sequence, a single genomic window includes:
- the LOC129211510 gene encoding PHD finger protein 7-like encodes MAAPRDLASDSAPAAEAVAPVTWVPRARAPASALHTHPCEAVAVSERAAACMLCHRTEADPDICGRKLEKHGLCAHVFCLFFANDLFQQQSEDQTLMGFLPQHIRRTIEQAIWKDCFVCGENGATITCQDTGCDRSFHLPCAVEGECITQYFGLYRSFCWEHRPEQAVQAAPEETTTCLICMDSVGHRKSYSTMVCPACKHAWFHRGCIQGQALRAGISCFQCPLCRDRERFISDMLNMGIRIPRRLPSWENNHAYAALNERHSRCDASQCLCPGGRERAEEEGPWQLLLCCSCAAEGTHRCCSNLKHSTASWECSSCAGLGTAGVSHSSPAPEASSPSADSQLPSGTSCSSPALQSSSRSSTPGPERVRDRSRLQRRAQNPYSRPRRRRERSRAPAPSAETSTPSQAAAGVSHSSPAPEASSPSPDSQLPSGTSCSSPALQSSSRSSTPGPERVRDRSRLQRRAQNPYSRPRRHNQSRRATSPSAGCDPSPPAQ; translated from the exons ATGGCTGCCCCGCGGGATCTGGCATCTGACTCTGCCCCGGCTGCAGAAGCAGTCGCCCCGGTTACGTGGGTGCCGAGGGCTCGGGCCCCCGCCTCGGCGCTTCACACCCACCCCTGTGAGGCGGTGGCCGTCTCAGAGCGGGCGGCAG catgCATGCTGTGTCACCGGACAGAGGCTGACCCGGATATCTGTGGGCGCAAACTGGAGAAGCATGGGCTCTGTGCCCACGTGTTTTGCCTG TTTTTTGCCAACGACCTGTTTCAGCAACAGTCTGAAGATCAAACACTCATGGGATTTCTCCCTCAGCATATTAGACGCACAATCGAGCAGGCAATATGGAAG gACTGCTTCGTCTGTGGCGAGAACGGGGCCACCATCACATGCCAGGACACGGGCTGCGACCGCAGCTTCCATCTCCCCTGTGCCGTGGAGGGTGAATGCATCACCCAGTACTTTGGGCTCTACAG gtccttctgctgggagcaccgcccagagcaggcagtgcaggcTGCTCCGGAGGAGACCACCACCTGCCTCATCTGCATGGACTCTGTGGGGCACAGAAAGTCCTACAGCACCATGGTGTGCCCAGCCTGCAAACACGCCTGGTTCCACAGGGGCTGCATCCAG GGACAGGCTCTGCGCGCTGGCATTTCTTGCTTCCAGTGCCCTCTatgcagagacagggaaagatTTATTTCGGATATGCTCAACATGGGGATCCGAATCCCCAGGAG ACTGCCATCGTGGGAGAACAACCACGCGTATGCAGCACTAAATGAGAGGCACAGCCGCTGCGATGCCAGTCAGTGCCTTTGTCCAGgaggcagggagcgggcagaggaagaggg GCCCTGGCAactgctcctgtgctgctcctgcgCTGCCGAGGGCACCCACAGATGCTGCTCCAACTTGAAGCACAGCACGGCCAGCTGGGagtgcagcagctgtgctggcctgggCACCG CTGGGGTGTCCCACAGCTCCCCGGCACCTGAAGCGAGCAGCCCCAGCGCTGACAGCCAGCTGCCATCAGGgacctcctgcagctctccagcactgcagagcagcagccgctccagcaCCCCTGGGCCCGAGCGGGTGCGAGACCGCTCCCGCTTGCAACGTCGGGCCCAAAACCCCTACAGCCGGCCCAGAAGACGCCGTGAGAGGAGCCGGGCGCCAGCACCGAGTGCTgagaccagcacccccagccaggCGGCAGCTGGGGTGTCCCACAGCTCCCCGGCACCTGAAgcgagcagccccagccctgacaGCCAGCTGCCATCAGGgacctcctgcagctctccagcactgcagagcagcagccgctccagcaCCCCTGGGCCCGAGCGGGTGCGAGACCGCTCCCGCTTGCAACGTCGGGCCCAAAACCCCTACAGCCGGCCCAGACGACACAACCAGTCCAGGCGTGCAACATCGCCAAGTGCTGGCTGCGATCCCTCTCCACCGGCACAATAA
- the LOC129211511 gene encoding PHD finger protein 7-like, with amino-acid sequence MEQACMLCDRTEADPDICGRKLEKQGLCAHVFCLFFANDLFQQPVKAVGLMGFLPEHIIHTVEQAAQKDCFVCGKSGPTITCRETGCDRSFHLPCAVEGECVTQFLPQYRSFCWEHRPKQAVEAAPEETTTCLMCMDSVGHRKSYSTMVCPACKHAWFHRGCIQGQALRAGISCFQCPLCRDRERFISDMLNMGIRIPFRLPSWENNHAYAALNERHSRCDASQCLCPGGRERAEEEGPWQLLLCCSCAAEGTHRCCSNLKHSTASWECSSCAGLGTVSSASSELAGSSTASQSGLGPSHSSLAPETSSPSTSSLAASASPHGSLAPETRSPSTGSQAASGSSHGSQAPETSSPSTGSQAASEPLHGSPVLEDTSCSSTPGPERVRDRSRLQRRAQNPYSRPRRRRERSRAPAPSAQTSTPSQAAAGVSHSSPAPEASSPSPDSQLPSGTSCSSPALQSSSRSSTPGPERVRDRSRLQRRAQNPYSRPRRHNETRRATSPSAGCDPSPPAQ; translated from the exons ATGGAGCAGG catgCATGCTGTGTGACCGGACAGAGGCTGACCCGGATATCTGTGGGCGCAAACTGGAGAAGCAAGGGCTCTGTGCCCACGTGTTTTGCCTG TTTTTTGCCAACGACCTGTTTCAGCAACCAGTCAAGGCAGTAGGACTCATGGGATTTCTCCCTGAGCACATTATACACACAGTCGAGCAGGCAGCACAGAAG gACTGCTTCGTCTGTGGCAAGAGCGGGCCCACCATCACCTGCCGGGAGACGGGCTGCGACCGCAGCTTCCATCTCCCGTGTGCCGTGGAGGGTGAATGTGTCACCCAGTTCCTTCCTCAGTACAG gtccttctgctgGGAGCACCGCCCAAAGCAGGCAGTGGAGGCTGCTCCGGAGGAGACCACCACCTGCCTCATGTGCATGGACTCTGTGGGGCACAGAAAGTCCTACAGCACCATGGTGTGCCCAGCCTGCAAACACGCCTGGTTCCACAGGGGCTGCATCCAG GGACAGGCTCTGCGCGCTGGCATTTCTTGCTTCCAGTGCCCTCTatgcagagacagggaaagatTTATTTCGGATATGCTCAACATGGGGATCCGAATCCCTTTCAG ACTGCCATCGTGGGAGAACAACCACGCGTATGCAGCACTAAATGAGAGGCACAGCCGCTGCGATGCCAGTCAGTGCCTTTGTCCAGgaggcagggagcgggcagaggaagaggg GCCCTGGCAactgctcctgtgctgctcctgcgCTGCCGAGGGCACCCACAGATGCTGCTCCAACTTGAAGCACAGCACGGCCAGCTGGGagtgcagcagctgtgctggcctgggCACCG TCTCCAGTGCCAGCTCGGAGCTCGCCGGCTCCAGCACCGCAAGCCAGTCAGGACTGGGGCCTTCCCACAGCTCACTGGCGCCTGAGACCAGCAGCCCAAGCACCAGCAGCCTGGCGGCATCGGCGTCCCCCCATGGCTCCCTGGCACCGGAGACCAGGAGCCCTAGCACCGGTAGCCAGGCGGCATCGGGGTCATCCCATGGCTCCCAGGCACCGGAgaccagcagccccagcactggtAGCCAGGCGGCTTCAGAGCCCCTCCATGGCTCCCCAGTGCTTGAGGacaccagctgctccagcaccccTGGGCCCGAGCGGGTGCGAGACCGCTCCCGCTTGCAACGTCGGGCCCAAAACCCCTACAGCCGGCCCAGAAGACGCCGTGAGAGGAGCCGGGCGCCAGCACCAAGTGCTcagaccagcacccccagccaggCGGCAGCTGGGGTGTCCCACAGCTCCCCGGCACCTGAAgcgagcagccccagccctgacaGCCAGCTGCCATCAGGgacctcctgcagctctccagcactgcagagcagcagccgctccagcaCCCCTGGGCCCGAGCGGGTGCGTGACCGCTCCCGCTTGCAACGTCGGGCCCAAAACCCCTACAGCCGGCCCAGACGACACAACGAGACCAGGCGTGCAACATCGCCAAGTGCTGGCTGCGATCCCTCTCCACCGGCACAATAA
- the LOC129211512 gene encoding PHD finger protein 7-like produces MEQACMLCDRTEADPDICGRKLEKQGLCAHVFCLFFANDLFQQPVKAVGLMGFLPEHIIHTVEQAAQKDCFVCGKSGPTITCRETGCDRSFHLPCAVEGECVTQFLPQYRSFCWEHRPEQAVEAAPEETTTCLMCMDSVGHRKSYSTMVCPACKHAWFHRGCIQGQALRAGISCFQCPLCRDRERFISDMLNMGIRIPFRLPSWENNHAYAALNERHSRCDASQCLCPGGRERAEEEGPWQLLLCCSCAAEGTHRCCSNLKHSTASWECSSCAGLGTVSSASSELAGSSTASQSGLGPSHSSPAPETSSPSTSSLAASASPHGSLAPETRSPSTGSQAASGSSHGSQAPETSSPSTGSQAASEPLHGSPVLEDTSCSSTPGPERVRDRSRLQRRAQNPYSRPRRRRERSRAPAPSAQTSTPSQVAAGVSHSSPAPEASSPSPDSQLPSGTSCSSPALQSSSRSSTPGPERVRDRSRLQRRAQNPYSRPRRHNETRRATSPSAGCDPSPPAQ; encoded by the exons catgCATGCTGTGTGACCGGACAGAGGCTGACCCGGATATCTGTGGGCGCAAACTGGAGAAGCAAGGGCTCTGTGCCCACGTGTTTTGCCTG TTTTTTGCCAACGACCTGTTTCAGCAACCAGTCAAGGCAGTAGGACTCATGGGATTTCTCCCTGAGCACATTATACACACAGTCGAGCAGGCAGCACAGAAG gACTGCTTCGTCTGTGGCAAGAGCGGGCCCACCATCACCTGCCGGGAGACGGGCTGCGACCGCAGCTTCCATCTCCCGTGTGCCGTGGAGGGTGAATGTGTCACCCAGTTCCTTCCTCAGTACAG gtccttctgctgggagcaccgcccagagcaggcagtggAGGCTGCTCCGGAGGAGACCACCACCTGCCTCATGTGCATGGACTCTGTGGGGCACAGAAAGTCCTACAGCACCATGGTGTGCCCAGCCTGCAAACACGCCTGGTTCCACAGGGGCTGCATCCAG GGACAGGCTCTGCGCGCTGGCATTTCTTGCTTCCAGTGCCCTCTatgcagagacagggaaagatTTATTTCGGATATGCTCAACATGGGGATCCGAATCCCTTTCAG ACTGCCATCGTGGGAGAACAACCACGCGTATGCAGCACTAAATGAGAGGCACAGCCGCTGCGATGCCAGTCAGTGCCTTTGTCCAGgaggcagggagcgggcagaggaagaggg GCCCTGGCAactgctcctgtgctgctcctgcgCTGCCGAGGGCACCCACAGATGCTGCTCCAACTTGAAGCACAGCACGGCCAGCTGGGagtgcagcagctgtgctggcctgggCACCG TCTCCAGTGCCAGCTCGGAGCTCGCCGGCTCCAGCACCGCAAGCCAGTCAGGACTGGGGCCTTCCCACAGCTCACCGGCGCCTGAGACCAGCAGCCCAAGCACCAGCAGCCTGGCGGCATCGGCGTCCCCCCATGGCTCCCTGGCACCGGAGACCAGGAGCCCTAGCACCGGTAGCCAGGCGGCATCGGGGTCATCCCATGGCTCCCAGGCACCGGAgaccagcagccccagcactggtAGCCAGGCGGCTTCAGAGCCCCTCCATGGCTCCCCAGTGCTTGAGGACACCAGCTGCTCTAGCACCCCTGGGCCCGAGCGGGTGCGAGACCGCTCCCGCTTGCAACGTCGGGCCCAAAACCCCTACAGCCGGCCCAGAAGACGCCGTGAGAGGAGCCGGGCACCAGCACCGAGTGCTcagaccagcacccccagccaggTGGCAGCTGGGGTGTcccacagctccccagcacctgaagcgagcagccccagccctgacaGCCAGCTGCCATCAGGgacctcctgcagctctccagcactgcagagcagcagccgctccagcaCCCCTGGGCCCGAGCGGGTGCGTGACCGCTCCCGCTTGCAACGTCGGGCCCAAAACCCCTACAGCCGGCCCAGACGACACAACGAGACCAGGCGTGCAACATCGCCAAGTGCTGGCTGCGATCCCTCTCCACCGGCACAATAA